A portion of the Chaetodon trifascialis isolate fChaTrf1 chromosome 7, fChaTrf1.hap1, whole genome shotgun sequence genome contains these proteins:
- the LOC139334212 gene encoding uncharacterized protein: protein MSAFSWLLCALTLTLLAPSAEASTGGGTSNHNYELSGDALRRLYNSAVYKAERMKRPLDGAPFMLGVFSHSGVRVTLADGSRWLIHKGQNYGISSQTVVVNARHMSSDWKVVKEGNFLGRKTVADFVATGGSDYDLLFDNCHWASVRMMNQ from the exons ATGTCTGCCTTCAGCTGGCTGCTCTGCGCTCTGACTCTGACCCTGCTGGCTCCGTCTGCAGAGGCCTCGACGGGCG GCGGAACCTCCAACCACAACTACGAGCTGTCGGGGGACGCCCTGAGGAGGCTCTACAACTCTGCCGTTTACAAGgctgagaggatgaagaggccGCTGGATGGAGCCCCCTTCATGCTGGGAGTCTTCAGCCACTCTGGAGTCAG AGTGACGCTGGCCGACGGCTCTCGCTGGCTCATCCATAAAGGACAAAACTACGGCATTTCCTCTCAGACGGTGGTCGTCAACGCTCGACACATGAGCTCAGACTGGAAG gTCGTCAAAGAGGGAAATTTCCTGGGGAGGAAGACCGTCGCTGACTTTGTGGCGACCGGAGGCTCAGACTACGACCTGCTGTTTGATAACTGTCACTGGGCGTCTGTTCGGATGATGAACCAGTAA